The following proteins are co-located in the Procambarus clarkii isolate CNS0578487 chromosome 4, FALCON_Pclarkii_2.0, whole genome shotgun sequence genome:
- the LOC138370631 gene encoding pneumococcal serine-rich repeat protein-like — translation MLEDECFGEPAVRSKGKATKSNDAQVPQSAQKVKEVPKRNLVVRESQSLTTINCADAYQVDDLLINIALFQTILSEGSKHDPTGAAASVAGAAASVAGAAASVAGAAASVAGTAVSVAGAAASVAGAAASVAGAAASVAGTAVSVAGAAACVAGAAASVAGAAASVAGAAASVAGAAASVAGAAASVAGTAVSVAGAAASVAGAAASVAGAAVSVAGEAASVAGTAVSVAGTAVSVADTAVSVAGAAASVTGAAESVAGAAASVSCAAVSVAVAAASVAGAAASVAGAAAIVAGAAANVAGAAASVAGAAASAASVAGAAASVPGAAASVAGAAGSVAGAAASVAGAAASIASAAASVAGAAVRIAGTAVSAVACAGVSVAGAVASVAGVAVSVAGAVAGVAVAAASVAGAAANVAVAAASVAGAATSVAGAAASVAGAAASVAGAATNVAGAAASVAGTAASVAGTAASVAGAAASVAGAAVSVAGAAASVAGTVASVAATAVSVADTAVSVAGAAASVTDAAASVAGAAASVAGAAASVAGAAAIVAGADASIAGAAASVAGAALQLSLVQAASVADAAASVPGAAASVAGAAASVAGAASSLAGAAANVAVATATVAGAAASFAGAAASVAGAAASVAGAAATVAGAAANVAGAAASVAGAAASVAGAAASVAGAVASVAGAAGSVAGAAASIASAAASVAGAAVSITGAAVNVACAAVSVASAVASVAGAAVSVAGAAASVAVAAARIAGAAASVAVAGASVAGAAASVAGAAASVAGAASSVAGAAASVAGTAVSVAGAAASVAGAAASVAGAAVSVAGAASSVAGTAVSVAGTAVSVAGTAVSVADTAISVAGAAASVTGAAAIVAGAAAIVAGATAIVAGAAASIAGAAASVAGAGCKRSCAAASVAGAAANVASAAASVAGAAASVAGAAANVASAAASVAGAVASVAGVAGTAVSVAGAAASVAGAAANVASAAASVAGAAASVAGAAASVAGTAVSVAGAAASVAGAAANVASAAASVAGAAASVAGAAANVASAAASVAGAAASVADSAASVAGTAVSVAGAAASEALLTVFEGSNSE, via the exons TCATTGACTACAATAAACTGTGCCGACGCTTACCAGGTAGACGATCTCCTCATTAACAT AGCACTCTTTCAGACCATATTAAGTGAAGGTTCCAAACACGACCCCactggtgcagctgcaagtgtagctggtgcagctgcaagtgtagctggtgcagctgcaagtgtagctggtgcagctgcaagtgtagCTGGTACAGCTGTAAGTGTAgctggtgcagctgcaagtgtagctggtgcagctgcaagtgtagctggtgcagctgcaagtgtagCTGGTACAGCTGTAAGTGTAGCTGGTGCAGCTGCATGTGTAgctggtgcagctgcaagtgtagctggtgcagctgcaagtgtagCTGGTGCAGCGGCAAGTGTAgctggtgcagctgcaagtgtagctggtgcagctgcaagtgtagCTGGTACAGCTGTAAGTGTAgctggtgcagctgcaagtgtagctggtgcagctgcaagtgtcgCTGGTGCAGCTGTAAGTGTAGCTGGTGAAGCTGCAAGTGTAGCTGGTACAGCTGTAAGTGTAGCAGGTACAGCTGTAAGTGTAGCTGATACAGCTGTAAGTGTAgctggtgcagctgcaagtgtaaCTGGTGCAGCTGAAAGTGTCgctggtgcagctgcaagtgtatCTTGTGCAGCTGTAAGTGTCGCTGTTGCAGCTGCAAGTGTAgctggtgcagctgcaagtgtagCTGGTGCAGCTGCAATTGTAGCTGGTGCAGCTGCAAATGTTgctggtgcagctgcaagtgttgctggtgcagctgcaagt GCTGCAAGCGTAGCTGGTGCAGCTGCAAGCGTAccaggtgcagctgcaagtgtagctggtgcagctggaagtgtcgctggtgcagctgcaagtgtagCTGGTGCAGCTGCAAGTATCGCTAGTGCAGCTGCAAGTGTCGCTGGGGCAGCTGTAAGAATAGCTGGTACAGCTGTAAGTGCTGTAGCTTGTGCAGGTGTAAGTGTAGCTGGTGCAGTTGCAAGTGTAGCTGGAGTAGCTGTAAGTGTTGCTGGTGCAGTTGCAGGTGTAGCTGTTGCAGCTGCAAGTGTAGCTGGTGCAGCTGCAAATGTCGCTGTTGCAGCTGCAAGTGTAGCTGGTGCAGCTACAAGTGTTgctggtgcagctgcaagtgtagctggtgcagctgcaagtgtcgCTGGTGCAGCTACAAATGTAgctggtgcagctgcaagtgtagCTGGTACAGCTGCAAGTGTAGCTGGTACAGCTGCAAGTGTAgctggtgcagctgcaagtgtcgCTGGTGCAGCTGTAAGTGTAgctggtgcagctgcaagtgtagCTGGTACAGTTGCAAGTGTAGCTGCTACAGCTGTAAGTGTAGCTGATACAGCTGTAAGTGTAGCTGGAGCAGCTGCAAGTGTAACTGATGCAGCTGCAAGTGTCgctggtgcagctgcaagtgtagctggtgcagctgcaagtgtagCTGGTGCAGCTGCAATTGTAGCTGGTGCAGATGCAAGTATCgctggtgcagctgcaagtgtagctggtgcagct CTGCAGTTGTCGCTGGTGCAGGCTGCAAGCGTAGCTGATGCCGCTGCAAGCGTAcctggtgcagctgcaagtgtagCTGGCGCAGCTGCAAGTGTAGCTGGTGCAGCTTCAAGTTTAGCTGGTGCAGCTGCAAATGTCGCTGTTGCAACTGCAACTGTAGCTGGTGCAGCTGCAAGTTTCgctggtgcagctgcaagtgtagCTGGTGCAGCTGCAAGCGTAGCTGGTGCAGCTGCAACTGTTGCTGGTGCAGCTGCAAATGTCgctggtgcagctgcaagtgtcgctggtgcagctgcaagtgtagCTGGTGCAGCTGCAAGCGTAGCTGGTGCAGTTGCAAGTGTcgctggtgcagctggaagtgtagCTGGTGCAGCTGCAAGTATCGCTAGTGCAGCTGCAAGTGTCGCTGGTGCAGCTGTAAGTATAACTGGTGCAGCTGTAAATGTAGCTTGTGCAGCTGTAAGTGTAGCAAGTGCAGTTGCAAGTGTAGCTGGAGCAGCTGTAAGTGTTgctggtgcagctgcaagtgtagCTGTTGCAGCTGCAAGAATAgctggtgcagctgcaagtgtcgCTGTTGCAGGTGCAAGTGTAgctggtgcagctgcaagtgtcgctggtgcagctgcaagtgtagCTGGTGCAGCTTCAAGTGTAgctggtgcagctgcaagtgtagCTGGTACAGCTGTAAGTGTAgctggtgcagctgcaagtgtagctggtgcagctgcaagtgtcgCTGGTGCAGCTGTAAGTGTAGCTGGTGCAGCTTCAAGTGTAGCTGGTACAGCTGTAAGTGTAGCTGGTACAGCTGTAAGTGTAGCTGGTACAGCTGTAAGTGTAGCTGATACAGCTATAAGTGTAgctggtgcagctgcaagtgtaaCTGGTGCAGCTGCAATTGTCGCTGGTGCAGCTGCAATTGTCGCTGGTGCAACTGCAATTGTAGCTGGTGCAGCTGCAAGTATCgctggtgcagctgcaagtgtagCTGGTGCAGGCTGCAAGCGTAgctg TGCAGCTGCAAGTGTAGCTGGTGCAGCTGCAAATGTCGCTAGTGCAGCTGCAAGTGTCgctggtgcagctgcaagtgtagCTGGTGCAGCTGCAAATGTCGCTAGTGCAGCTGCAAGTGTCGCTGGTGCAGTTGCAAGTGTTGCTGGTGTAGCTGGTACAGCAGTAAGTGTAgctggtgcagctgcaagtgtagCTGGTGCAGCTGCAAATGTCGCTAGTGCAGCAGCAAGTGTCgctggtgcagctgcaagtgttgctggtgcagctgcaagtgtagCTGGTACAGCGGTAAGTGTAgctggtgcagctgcaagtgtagCTGGTGCAGCTGCAAATGTCGCTAGTGCAGCAGCAAGTGTCgctggtgcagctgcaagtgtagCTGGTGCAGCTGCAAATGTCGCTAGTGCAGCAGCAAGTGTCgctggtgcagctgcaagtgttgCTGATTCAGCTGCAAGTGTAGCTGGTACAGCGGTAAGTGTAgctggtgcagctgcaagtgaagCTCTCCTCACAGTGTTTGAGGGCTCGAATTCTGAATAG